A window of the Mesotoga prima MesG1.Ag.4.2 genome harbors these coding sequences:
- a CDS encoding ArsR/SmtB family transcription factor, whose translation MLRLNWLNKVEVRSSTACDLLHGMFRLNNNDRFLELFASPQFKGKFEPYRNIQTWVTETRELLTSDIVEKLKEFFDWETFLGMCLLPDITHSNLESASQLIEFVQEMPERVLLIHFIYSGYGPRMGTIDMDAFDKIMKNDRDMLLFVSNDMSFSIERKAILFEMLSHPERTKEDLLYLLEWFYENVFSTIEPRIAKIHSKAVNEIEREISDSGEKFLRAIIKNIDYTRNEVLERTVICPSYFSEFLISNASIPFVKEDMYTIGFRFKEVMAIPKEALEITAETFDALAHEKRLAIIRYLSAGRSSGNELARALNLSNYEVGEHIGILREAGMVLAEKANQVTYFTLDKAIVRQEISRALEDLLESS comes from the coding sequence GTGCTTCGTTTGAACTGGTTAAACAAAGTGGAAGTTCGGTCAAGTACGGCCTGCGACCTTCTTCACGGTATGTTCAGATTGAACAACAACGACAGATTCCTCGAGCTCTTCGCTTCTCCGCAGTTCAAGGGAAAGTTTGAACCTTACAGGAACATACAGACCTGGGTAACAGAAACAAGGGAATTATTGACCTCCGATATTGTAGAAAAACTGAAGGAGTTTTTCGACTGGGAAACATTTCTTGGAATGTGCCTTCTTCCAGATATTACCCATTCAAATCTCGAGAGTGCCAGTCAGTTGATCGAATTTGTTCAAGAGATGCCTGAAAGAGTTCTTTTAATTCACTTCATCTATTCGGGTTATGGACCTCGAATGGGCACTATCGATATGGATGCTTTCGACAAAATTATGAAGAATGATAGAGATATGCTTCTCTTCGTATCTAACGATATGTCATTTTCGATCGAAAGGAAGGCTATCCTATTTGAAATGTTGTCTCACCCTGAAAGAACAAAGGAGGATCTACTTTACTTACTGGAGTGGTTCTACGAAAACGTGTTCTCGACAATAGAACCTAGAATAGCAAAGATTCATTCAAAAGCGGTCAATGAAATCGAAAGGGAAATTAGTGATTCAGGTGAGAAATTTCTTAGGGCAATTATAAAAAACATCGACTACACTCGTAATGAAGTACTTGAGAGGACCGTTATCTGTCCCAGTTATTTCTCGGAATTCCTTATTTCAAACGCCAGTATCCCTTTTGTAAAAGAAGATATGTACACCATCGGCTTTCGCTTCAAAGAAGTAATGGCAATTCCTAAAGAGGCCCTGGAAATAACAGCGGAAACCTTCGATGCCCTTGCACACGAAAAGAGATTGGCGATAATAAGATACCTCTCGGCGGGACGATCTTCTGGGAACGAGTTGGCGAGAGCGCTTAACCTTTCCAACTATGAGGTGGGGGAACATATAGGTATCCTTCGCGAAGCCGGTATGGTGTTAGCCGAAAAAGCGAACCAGGTAACGTATTTCACACTCGACAAAGCAATCGTGAGGCAAGAAATCTCTAGGGCACTTGAAGATCTTCTTGAATCGAGCTAA
- a CDS encoding YkgJ family cysteine cluster protein, which yields MSGLSFDDLYQKASEVLEIYDDACRTIRDIQIETGLRCLPSCRECCKTSGDSIQVTITEFLPLSLRLWNEGRADDLLRRLEDVPDSDRCILFEGSGEIRNEGGCTEYAFRPLICRLFGFSGVIDRLGRVAPVICKYVKTGYPLSVERFTEKFSSGLEIPVFSDYLKRVQGIDPHMGSRTYSINSALRKALEYVGMRFYYSSKGFDRTA from the coding sequence ATGAGCGGTTTATCGTTTGATGATCTGTATCAAAAGGCTTCTGAGGTTCTAGAAATTTACGACGATGCCTGTAGAACAATTAGAGATATTCAGATAGAGACTGGTTTAAGATGCCTGCCTTCATGTAGAGAGTGTTGTAAGACATCCGGTGACTCCATTCAGGTGACAATTACAGAGTTTCTTCCTCTTTCGCTGAGACTCTGGAACGAGGGTAGAGCAGACGACTTACTTCGAAGGCTAGAAGATGTTCCTGACAGTGATCGCTGCATTCTCTTCGAAGGTTCTGGAGAGATTAGAAATGAAGGTGGTTGCACCGAATATGCTTTTAGGCCACTAATTTGCAGGCTCTTTGGCTTCTCAGGAGTAATCGATAGGTTGGGTCGGGTGGCCCCGGTGATCTGCAAATACGTAAAAACGGGCTATCCGCTTTCTGTTGAAAGGTTCACCGAGAAATTTTCTTCAGGGCTTGAGATTCCAGTCTTCTCAGATTATTTGAAACGGGTACAGGGAATTGATCCTCACATGGGCTCGAGAACTTATTCAATAAACTCGGCCTTGAGAAAGGCGCTTGAGTATGTAGGAATGAGATTCTACTATTCTTCAAAAGGGTTTGACAGGACGGCCTGA
- a CDS encoding alpha/beta hydrolase, with product MKLKREILIIATSCVLLCPTNFSAYSLSEIGELAELLKQLFLASRTARDFSLESLKVDTEEFPAVDFVVKEDVVYSEVDGEILTMDVYYPARTTAPRPAILYVHGGAWITGDKRSGPGVVVTGELIRAGFIVFSIDYRLAPKWKFPSQVIDVKTAIRFVRENSTELLIDPEAIGGFGTSAGAHLVTLAALTANTGMFSEDKYSGQDENLFCVADLYGPTDLEALFEGIEREVAELIFGNEEGILRKASPINYVNKDSPPFLIVQGDSDLVVPVDQSKRFFEELTAAGCYSKLVVVENAGHGLVPDGGEIKPSLIDVAKIVVGFFQRQMIIQQSRINLLLRF from the coding sequence ATGAAACTGAAAAGAGAAATCCTTATTATTGCCACTTCTTGTGTCTTGCTATGCCCGACAAATTTCTCTGCTTATTCATTGTCGGAGATTGGAGAACTTGCAGAGCTTCTTAAGCAATTATTTCTGGCCTCAAGAACGGCCAGAGATTTCTCTCTTGAGAGTCTCAAAGTCGATACCGAAGAATTCCCTGCAGTTGACTTTGTGGTTAAAGAGGATGTCGTTTATTCGGAAGTTGATGGAGAGATACTCACAATGGATGTTTACTATCCTGCCAGAACTACTGCTCCAAGACCTGCAATACTGTATGTTCACGGAGGCGCCTGGATTACTGGAGACAAAAGGAGTGGACCCGGCGTAGTAGTTACCGGTGAGCTTATAAGAGCCGGATTCATCGTATTCTCCATCGACTACCGGCTCGCCCCCAAATGGAAGTTCCCATCGCAGGTCATTGACGTAAAAACGGCAATTCGATTTGTAAGAGAAAATTCCACCGAATTACTGATTGATCCTGAAGCAATCGGAGGCTTCGGAACAAGCGCCGGTGCACATCTTGTAACGCTTGCTGCATTGACGGCAAATACCGGCATGTTTTCTGAAGACAAATACTCAGGTCAGGATGAAAATCTTTTCTGTGTCGCTGATCTCTACGGACCCACCGATCTTGAAGCCCTATTCGAAGGTATTGAGAGAGAGGTAGCGGAGTTGATCTTTGGGAATGAAGAGGGAATACTTAGAAAGGCGAGTCCAATCAACTATGTAAATAAAGATTCCCCACCATTTCTGATAGTTCAGGGTGATAGCGATCTTGTCGTACCGGTCGATCAATCGAAACGCTTCTTCGAAGAGCTCACTGCTGCCGGATGCTATAGCAAACTGGTGGTGGTAGAAAACGCCGGGCACGGGTTGGTGCCCGACGGAGGAGAAATCAAACCTTCACTTATAGATGTCGCAAAAATAGTTGTCGGCTTCTTTCAAAGGCAAATGATTATCCAACAATCTCGGATAAATCTTCTTCTACGGTTCTAA
- a CDS encoding winged helix-turn-helix domain-containing protein has translation MTFKELSERSGIRYETVRNYVKVLIEEGLIDEVSEEVVEIVKKMPDYTSQGLTVVEAAHRAVSGEQKDSRTSTETLKLKERIACLEEENKLLKAELDKERAPTKQLEEKIQSLEGGQTSSSGIAVYREEAKTAAEALKTAIKSAGSGFVQFLQWLFGAEAEKVEEKSEK, from the coding sequence GTGACTTTCAAAGAACTGTCTGAGCGAAGTGGTATTAGGTACGAAACGGTACGAAACTATGTGAAAGTCTTAATAGAAGAAGGTCTTATCGACGAAGTAAGCGAAGAAGTTGTCGAGATCGTCAAGAAGATGCCTGACTACACTTCTCAAGGGCTCACAGTAGTCGAAGCAGCACACAGAGCGGTTAGTGGCGAGCAAAAAGATAGCCGCACATCTACCGAGACTCTGAAGCTTAAAGAGAGAATCGCATGTCTTGAAGAAGAAAACAAATTGCTGAAGGCTGAACTTGACAAAGAAAGAGCTCCGACAAAACAGCTTGAGGAGAAAATTCAATCTCTTGAAGGCGGTCAGACTAGTTCATCTGGAATAGCAGTTTACAGGGAAGAGGCAAAGACTGCTGCAGAAGCACTCAAAACCGCGATAAAATCCGCTGGAAGCGGGTTTGTTCAGTTCCTTCAGTGGCTATTTGGCGCAGAAGCCGAAAAAGTTGAAGAGAAATCAGAAAAGTAG
- the hcp gene encoding hydroxylamine reductase, with protein MFCFQCSESMKGTGCTVQGICGKEPEVADLQDLLIWILKGISLWGVKAQEMGVKDSETGLYVAEGLFTTITNVDFDPESLGKKIDRALNVRRRIERIFKEAYRKEKGKEFSEPMPEACTWESSRGVESYKAKGAQVGVLDTQDEDIRSLRELLTYGLKGIAAYTDHAYILKHSDNSILDFLQEALASCLNDSLTAEDYVALVLKAGEYAVKAMALLDEANTGSYGNPEITSVYTGTYEGPGILVSGHDLLDLEELLKQTEGKGINIYTHGEMLPANGYPGLKKFSHLRGNFGTSWYNQQKEFEEFKGPILMTTNCIQRPRESYKDKIFTTGLVGWPEVSHIPNRVDGKEKDFTPIIEKALEIGDIGARPGKKIVVGLAHDQLSKVSDKIIDAVKTGAIKKFVVMGGCDGHAKKRQYYTDLAERLPKDMVILTAGCAKYRYNMLDLGDIGGIPRVVDAGQCNDSYSLVVTALKLKEAFGLEDINDLPIEYDIAWYEQKAVAVLLALLYMGVKGIRLGPVLPAFISPNVLKVLVENFDIKPIRTVEEDLSEIVG; from the coding sequence TTGTTTTGTTTTCAGTGTTCTGAATCGATGAAGGGTACTGGCTGCACTGTCCAAGGTATCTGCGGAAAGGAACCGGAAGTAGCCGATCTCCAGGATCTTCTGATATGGATTTTGAAAGGGATTTCCTTGTGGGGCGTCAAAGCGCAAGAAATGGGAGTGAAAGATTCTGAAACCGGTCTTTATGTTGCTGAAGGCCTCTTCACAACGATTACAAATGTGGATTTTGATCCCGAGAGTCTGGGTAAGAAGATTGACAGGGCCCTCAATGTAAGAAGACGAATCGAAAGAATCTTCAAAGAGGCTTACAGAAAAGAGAAAGGAAAGGAATTCAGCGAACCGATGCCTGAAGCATGCACTTGGGAGTCATCACGTGGAGTGGAGTCTTATAAGGCCAAAGGTGCTCAAGTGGGTGTTCTTGATACGCAGGATGAAGATATTCGTTCGTTGAGGGAGCTTCTCACCTACGGCCTAAAAGGAATTGCAGCATACACAGATCACGCCTATATCCTAAAGCACTCTGACAATTCTATACTAGACTTTCTTCAGGAGGCGCTCGCTTCCTGTCTTAACGACTCATTGACAGCTGAAGACTACGTTGCGCTAGTTTTGAAAGCGGGCGAGTATGCAGTTAAGGCAATGGCTTTACTGGACGAAGCAAACACCGGCAGCTATGGAAACCCGGAAATCACGTCAGTCTATACCGGCACGTATGAAGGACCGGGGATATTGGTTAGTGGGCACGATCTTCTTGATCTAGAAGAGCTCCTGAAACAGACCGAGGGAAAGGGAATAAATATATATACTCATGGTGAAATGCTTCCTGCGAATGGTTATCCCGGACTGAAAAAGTTCTCTCACCTCAGAGGCAATTTCGGAACGTCCTGGTACAATCAGCAGAAGGAATTCGAAGAATTCAAGGGTCCCATTCTAATGACCACGAATTGTATTCAGAGGCCGAGGGAATCTTATAAGGACAAGATATTTACTACTGGTCTTGTCGGATGGCCCGAGGTATCGCACATCCCAAACAGAGTTGACGGGAAAGAGAAGGATTTCACGCCGATCATCGAAAAGGCTCTTGAAATAGGCGATATCGGAGCTAGACCAGGCAAGAAAATCGTTGTTGGGCTGGCCCACGATCAGCTGTCAAAGGTCTCCGATAAGATAATTGATGCAGTGAAAACAGGTGCAATTAAGAAGTTTGTGGTAATGGGCGGTTGCGATGGACATGCTAAAAAGAGACAGTACTACACGGACCTGGCCGAGAGGCTGCCTAAAGACATGGTAATATTAACCGCGGGTTGTGCAAAATACAGGTATAACATGCTAGATCTGGGCGACATAGGAGGCATTCCCAGAGTAGTAGACGCAGGGCAGTGCAACGATTCATACTCGTTGGTTGTGACTGCCTTGAAGCTTAAAGAGGCTTTCGGTCTGGAGGATATAAATGATCTCCCAATCGAGTATGATATTGCCTGGTACGAGCAAAAGGCGGTAGCTGTACTCCTTGCGCTTCTATATATGGGAGTAAAGGGGATTCGTTTAGGTCCGGTACTGCCAGCTTTCATTTCACCGAATGTTCTGAAAGTTCTTGTGGAAAACTTCGATATAAAGCCTATTAGAACCGTAGAAGAAGATTTATCCGAGATTGTTGGATAA
- a CDS encoding acyltransferase family protein translates to MSRRRIEGLTSSDERVVWIDVARGFLMALVVMYHTLPPQIAANLINPAACTFFFLSGLISRDIPLKDSISKRFKQIMIPYYTMALANTAIWLIAKAIVPRQEMNFTLGSVIANVLTVRTAVGIIPLNIIPLWFLPAVFVMEIYYSLLRRLRILIVGITIGFVSMYFFYGSLPFKLDVALAVLPYFALGKFVRSRDLFSKRLSFLFTALACSLYIITSAFCNEVYLMEDYFGTLPFLYVIAALIGIIAVSGLSQILQKSKAVRNVLSLFGRRTLFVLGYHIAAGFLVYPLFDLIGDPIEIMERFWFAYWIINMGVLYLMIRYIPEPVITALSGSFLAKWQRNPEKLTHGK, encoded by the coding sequence TTGTCGAGACGTCGGATTGAGGGCCTCACTTCTAGTGATGAAAGAGTTGTCTGGATAGATGTTGCCAGAGGCTTTTTGATGGCGCTGGTCGTTATGTACCATACGCTCCCTCCGCAGATCGCTGCTAATCTCATTAACCCTGCAGCATGCACCTTCTTTTTTCTTTCCGGGCTTATATCTAGGGATATACCGCTGAAAGATAGTATATCTAAGAGATTCAAACAGATCATGATTCCGTACTACACCATGGCTTTAGCAAATACCGCTATTTGGCTTATAGCAAAAGCAATAGTGCCGAGGCAAGAGATGAATTTCACTTTGGGGTCTGTGATAGCAAACGTCTTAACTGTTAGGACGGCGGTTGGCATTATTCCTTTGAACATAATTCCTCTATGGTTTCTCCCCGCCGTCTTTGTCATGGAAATATACTACTCGCTTCTGAGAAGGCTTAGAATACTGATTGTTGGGATCACCATAGGTTTTGTTTCCATGTACTTTTTTTATGGATCGCTTCCATTCAAACTCGATGTAGCGCTTGCCGTCCTTCCTTATTTTGCGTTGGGTAAGTTTGTGAGATCCCGCGATCTTTTTTCAAAAAGGCTTTCATTTCTTTTCACCGCATTAGCCTGTAGCCTTTATATAATTACTTCTGCCTTTTGTAATGAAGTTTACCTGATGGAGGACTATTTCGGCACTTTGCCATTCCTTTACGTTATTGCTGCCCTTATTGGAATAATCGCCGTTTCCGGACTCTCTCAGATTCTGCAGAAAAGCAAGGCTGTGAGGAATGTTCTGTCGCTATTTGGCAGGAGAACGCTTTTTGTTCTTGGCTACCACATCGCAGCGGGGTTTCTCGTTTATCCTCTCTTCGATTTGATTGGCGACCCAATAGAGATCATGGAAAGATTCTGGTTTGCTTACTGGATTATCAACATGGGTGTTCTTTATCTCATGATAAGATATATTCCAGAGCCAGTGATAACGGCCCTTTCAGGCAGTTTCCTCGCAAAATGGCAAAGAAATCCCGAAAAGCTTACACACGGTAAATGA